The Salvia miltiorrhiza cultivar Shanhuang (shh) chromosome 1, IMPLAD_Smil_shh, whole genome shotgun sequence genome has a window encoding:
- the LOC130999770 gene encoding pentatricopeptide repeat-containing protein At1g62260, mitochondrial: MLPRLWSRREFELYGNRVFSTLRTSLSQVPPEVLSANKKITALIRSGRLDDAREFFDGLRQRNTVTWNSMLSGYVKRREIAKARLLFDEMPKRDLVSWNLIISGYMSCRGRRYVEEGRYLFDKMPERGVVSWNTMISGYAKNGRVDDAFRLFDTMPEKNVVTWNAMITGFLDDGRVKRACDLFRAMPERDAASLSVMVSGLIENDYLDEAGKLLLEYGEVGEGRDDLIRAYNTLIAGYGRKGRVWDARRLFDKIPLSSDGRKSKFERNVVSWNSMIMAYVKVRDMASASELFNAMESRDIFTWNTMISGYVNASDMEAAVKLFFDMKTPDVFSWNSIISGYARAGKMKLALDFFQRMPQKNRISWNTMIAGYEKNGGFKEAVELFVCMQAEGEKPDRHTLSSLLSICAECAAHHTGMQIHQLVSKIVIPDNPVYNSLITMYAKCGAISEARTVFDEMESQKNVISWNAMIGGYASHGFAREALELFESMKCFKVKPTYITFISVLSACAHGGLVGEGRSYFKSMVEDFGIKPRVEHFSSLVDVVGRHGKLEEAMDIVNSLPVEPDKAVWGALMGACRVHNNVELARIAAQALMKLEPESSGPYVLLYNMYADAERWNDADEIRIIMEKNKIKKERGYSRVDSSYS; the protein is encoded by the coding sequence ATGCTTCCAAGGCTCTGGAGCAGACGGGAATTTGAGCTCTATGGTAATCGGGTATTCTCGACTCTGAGAACTAGCTTGTCCCAAGTCCCTCCCGAAGTCCTCTCTGCTAATAAAAAGATCACAGCGTTGATCCGAAGCGGCCGCCTCGATGACGCAAGGGAATTTTTCGATGGCTTGCGGCAGCGGAACACCGTCACTTGGAATTCAATGCTCAGCGGCTACGTCAAACGCCGTGAGATTGCGAAAGCGCGGCTGctgttcgacgaaatgcctAAGAGGGACTTGGTGTCGTGGAATTTGATTATTTCGGGTTATATGTCGTGTCGGGGAAGGAGGTATGTGGAGGAAGGTAGGTACCTGTTTGATAAAATGCCTGAGAGGGGAGTTGTTTCCTGGAACACTATGATCAGTGGGTATGCGAAGAATGGAAGGGTGGATGATGCATTCAGGCTGTTCGACACTATGCCTGAGAAGAATGTGGTTACTTGGAATGCAATGATCACGGGGTTCTTGGATGATGGTCGCGTGAAGAGAGCTTGTGATCTTTTTAGAGCAATGCCGGAGAGAGATGCTGCTTCGCTTAGTGTAATGGTGTCTGGACTGATTGAGAATGATTATCTTGATGAGGCTGGAAAGCTTTTGCTGGAATACGGGGAAGTGGGAGAGGGGAGAGATGACTTAATCCGTGCTTATAATACTTTGATTGCTGGATATGGTCGGAAGGGAAGGGTTTGGGATGCTCGGCGCCTTTTTGATAAGATACCCCTGTCCAGTGATGGCCGAAAATCAAAGTTTGAGAGGAATGTGGTTTCTTGGAATTCAATGATCATGGCCTATGTTAAAGTTAGGGATATGGCTTCTGCAAGTGAGTTGTTTAATGCGATGGAGAGCCGGGATATTTTTACGTGGAACACAATGATTAGCGGTTATGTTAATGCATCTGATATGGAAGCTGCTGTGAAACTTTTCTTTGATATGAAAACACCGGATGTTTTTTCATGGAACTCGATCATCTCAGGGTATGCACGGGCAGGGAAGATGAAACTTGCTCTTGATTTTTTCCAGAGAATGCCTCAGAAGAATCGGATTTCTTGGAATACTATGATAGCTGGATATGAAAAGAATGGAGGCTTCAAAGAAGCAGTGGAACTATTTGTTTGTATGCAGGCGGAAGGAGAGAAACCGGATAGACATACTCTGTCTTCCCTTCTTAGCATTTGTGCTGAATGTGCAGCCCATCATACGGGCATGCAAATTCATCAGTTGGTATCAAAGATAGTTATACCGGATAACCCTGTATATAACTCTCTCATTACCATGTATGCGAAATGTGGGGCTATATCCGAAGCCAGGACAGTTTTCGATGAGATGGAATCTCAAAAGAATGTAATCTCTTGGAATGCTATGATTGGAGGGTATGCCTCACATGGGTTTGCAAGAGAGGCCTTGGAACTTTTTGAATCAATGAAGTGCTTTAAAGTGAAGCCAACATATATTACATTCATATCAGTTCTGAGCGCGTGTGCTCACGGTGGTCTAGTGGGTGAAGGCAGGTCATATTTCAAATCAATGGTTGAAGATTTTGGAATTAAACCAAGAGTGGAACACTTTTCGTCCCTTGTGGATGTAGTTGGTAGGCATGGGAAGCTTGAGGAGGCGATGGATATCGTTAATAGCTTGCCAGTTGAGCCGGACAAAGCTGTCTGGGGGGCACTTATGGGTGCTTGTAGAGTGCACAACAATGTGGAGCTGGCCAGAATTGCAGCTCAAGCATTGATGAAGCTGGAACCGGAGAGCTCTGGCCCTTACGTCTTGCTGTATAATATGTATGCTGATGCTGAAAGATGGAATGATGCGGATGAAATCAGGATAATTATGGAGAAGaacaaaattaaaaaggaaCGTGGTTATAGCAGGGTAGATTCTAGTTACTCATAA
- the LOC130999810 gene encoding mitochondrial ATP-independent inner membrane protease subunit 2-like gives MASSLSTWLRYVTTKVVYSFSLYQKTHGRVDAKCFDTIVKTILVGKVTFLHQNKAEEVAPTIGTEAGTFLVRRIPYADPTNVFVGDLVVLKDPMNSDKYLVRRLAAIEGHEMASTDKKDEPFVLEDNECWVLADNEDSKPKDSYDSRSFGPVTLSDIVGRAIYCLKNDVDHGPVNNSDLSAIVDSPVLAVELDVDELKKNNRQ, from the exons ATGGCGTCGTCGCTCTCAACTTGGTTGCGCTACGTCACCACCAAAGTCGTGTACTCCTTCTCTCTCTATCAGAAG ACCCATGGACGTGTGGATGCTAAATGCTTTGATACCATAGTGAAAACTATTCTTGTAGGGAAGGTGACTTTTTTGCATCAGAATAAAGCGGAAGAGGTGGCTCCAACAATCGGGACTGAAGCTGGAACTTTTCTTGTTCGGAGAATTCCGTATGCAGATCCCAC CAATGTTTTTGTTGGAGACTTGGTAGTGCTGAAGGACCCCATGAACTCAGACAAGTATCTTGTTCGGAGGTTAGCTGCCATTGAGGGACACGAGATGGCTTCCACTGATAAAAAAGATGAACCTTTCGTTCTTGAGGATAATGAGTGCTGGGTACTAGCCGACAATGAAGATTCAAAACCCAAG GACTCCTATGATAGTCGATCATTTGGTCCAGTTACTCTGAGCGACATAGTTGGTAGAGCTATATATTGCCTAAAGAATGATGTAGATCACGGGCCTGTGAATAATAG TGATCTTAGTGCAATTGTGGATTCTCCGGTGCTGGCGGTGGAACTTGATGTTGACGAGTTGAAGAAGAATAACAGACAGTAG